From a single Zeugodacus cucurbitae isolate PBARC_wt_2022May chromosome Y, idZeuCucr1.2, whole genome shotgun sequence genomic region:
- the LOC128923545 gene encoding uncharacterized protein LOC128923545 — MDSSDDEYLASATVLKYFINKKSFGKHPINDKRSEFGEFHHLYSDLRKYPAKFKEYTRMSIETFDYILEKIGDKLKKKWSNFIKVPICPCERLIVTLRFLATGALFASLAFSFRLGKSTVGAIGKETTQVLWDNMFTIHMPQPNEQCFQEIAEQYWKLWNFPNCIGAIDGKHIRIKCPGNTGSMYYNYKHFFSIVLQGIADANCKFIAVEVGGYGKQSYGGTFSSSKIFNLLKSGELPVPGNTCLPNSEEIVPYVFLGDEAYPLLECLLRPYSRKEITEDHEYFNARLSRARKCIECAFGLLSARFRILWKPIETDPLFAELLVKCICLLHNIIIDLEGLDENLKEEMQKENLEKIIKEFNKTSAKNGRLIRDKFCNFVCMNKI, encoded by the exons ATGGATTCGTCAGATGATGAGTATTTAGCTTCGGCTActgttttaaagtattttatcaacaaaaaatcatttggAAAACATCCAATAAATGATAAACGAAGTGAATTTGGAGAATTTCATCACTTATATAgtgatttaagaaaatatccTGCCAAGTTTAAAGAATATACTCGAATGAGTATTGAAACTTTCGACTATATTCTCGAAAAGATtggtgataaattaaaaaagaagtggagtaattttattaaagtaccAATATGTCCATGTGAACGCTTGATAGTAACTCTcag ATTTCTGGCAACTGGAGCATTATTTGCCTCACTAGCTTTTTCGTTTCGGCTAGGCAAATCAACAGTAGGAGCTATTGGTAAGGAGACAACACAAGTTCTATGGGATAATATGTTTACTATACATATGCCGCAGCCAAACGAACAATGTTTTCAAGAAATTGCAGAGCAATACTGGAAGCTATGGAACTTCCCAAATTGTATTGGTGCTATCGACGGGAAGCACATACGAATCAAGTGTCCCGGAAATACTGGCTCcatgtattataattataaacactttttttctATTGTATTGCAAGGTATTGCCGATGCCAACTGCAAATTTATTGCGGTTGAAGTTGGTGGATACGGAAAGCAAAGTTATGGTGGCACTTTTAGCTCTTCCaaaatctttaatcttttaaaAAGTGGAGAACTACCTGTACCAGGAAATACATGTCTGCCAAACAGTGAAGAAATTGTGCCATATGTATTTCTTGGGGATGAGGCTTATCCCCTTTTAGAATGTTTGTTAAGGCCGTATAGCCGAAAGGAGATAACGGAAGACcatgaatattttaatgccCGGCTTTCAAGAGCTAGAAAGTGCATTGAATGCGCCTTTGGGTTATTAAGTGCAAGGTTCAGAATATTATGGAAACCCATTGAAACGGATCCTTTGTTCGCTGAACTCCTTGTAAAATGTATATGCCTTCTACACAACATAATTATTGATTTAGAGGGATtagatgaaaatttaaaagaagaaatgcaaaaagaaaatttggaaaaaatcataaaagaattCAACAAAACAAGTGCCAAAAATGGTAGATTAATAAgagataaattttgtaatttcgtatgcatgaataaaatataa